From Deltaproteobacteria bacterium, one genomic window encodes:
- a CDS encoding N-6 DNA methylase, which translates to MSSRPPISSADILPFLPAGKIRCFVTGKLRKDTPEENVRQRWARSLVGEYGYDVSDMAVEFSVKMGSKRKQTDIVVFKPDGPRRQDTIMVIVEAKREDVSPKDKSEGVEQLKSYMSACSSCRFGLWVGSEKIAYEKSATGEIDDTTDIPRSGETQPQPPKFRELTPATDLKASLRRCHNYIYANQGIQKAEAFHELQKLMFCKVLDEKEVVDDLRFFVLGEERKSIAGQRRLLEDRITPLFNEVKERYPYIFEPDERVKLNLRVLAYIVSELQRYSLLNTQADVKGQAYEELVGSNLRGDRGEFFTPRNVCDMAVRMVLSLFSNQKIASLKVLDCCCGTGGFLVAIINHLRRKIVEFEQAKGGTEEQIRNRAGVRVKELAERNLFGMDINPFLVRTTQMNLVMHGDGSVNVFQGDSLAAPGEWDDEGARQKVKQDEFDIVVTNPPFGGQAHIDDPHVLSRYELPALDAKDTRRLMPAEQLFVEGALRYVKRGGYLAIVLPRSILNNPGLQFIRKWLLRNTRIVASIDLPKETFAEGGGVPNPSVLIAQRLTREEARLAQAGALNEYQIFMAIPKKVGIDKRGNAVYVRTPDGFIVLDGNEKPTVDDDLPKIVSAFDEWHGG; encoded by the coding sequence ATGTCTTCTAGGCCTCCAATCTCATCGGCTGATATTCTCCCGTTTCTTCCGGCAGGCAAGATTAGGTGTTTCGTCACCGGCAAGCTCCGGAAGGACACACCTGAGGAAAACGTCCGTCAGCGATGGGCGAGGAGCCTTGTCGGGGAGTACGGCTATGATGTGTCTGATATGGCGGTGGAGTTTTCGGTCAAGATGGGTTCCAAAAGGAAGCAGACCGACATCGTAGTGTTCAAACCCGACGGCCCGAGGCGACAAGACACTATCATGGTCATCGTCGAGGCAAAGCGGGAGGACGTTTCCCCGAAGGACAAGTCCGAGGGCGTTGAACAACTCAAGAGCTATATGAGCGCGTGCTCGTCATGCAGGTTCGGCCTCTGGGTGGGTTCCGAAAAGATCGCCTATGAAAAGTCGGCAACCGGCGAGATAGACGATACCACTGACATTCCCCGATCCGGAGAGACGCAACCGCAACCGCCAAAGTTCCGGGAACTCACGCCCGCAACCGACCTCAAGGCATCCCTTCGGCGCTGCCACAACTACATCTATGCCAATCAGGGAATACAAAAGGCTGAAGCCTTTCATGAGCTTCAAAAGCTCATGTTCTGCAAAGTGTTGGATGAGAAGGAGGTCGTTGATGATCTTCGGTTCTTCGTACTCGGCGAGGAACGTAAGTCCATAGCCGGACAGCGTCGTCTGCTTGAAGATCGGATAACTCCATTGTTCAACGAGGTCAAAGAACGTTATCCGTACATCTTCGAACCCGACGAGCGTGTCAAGTTGAATCTCCGCGTTCTGGCGTACATCGTTTCTGAATTGCAAAGGTACTCTCTGCTCAATACCCAGGCAGACGTGAAGGGTCAGGCATACGAGGAGTTGGTCGGATCGAATCTCAGAGGTGACCGGGGGGAATTTTTCACTCCGAGGAACGTCTGCGACATGGCGGTCCGCATGGTGCTATCGCTCTTCTCAAACCAGAAGATCGCCTCGCTCAAAGTGCTCGACTGTTGTTGTGGCACGGGTGGGTTCCTGGTGGCGATCATCAACCATCTGCGACGGAAGATTGTCGAGTTCGAGCAAGCGAAAGGCGGCACCGAAGAGCAAATCCGTAACCGGGCTGGGGTTCGTGTCAAGGAACTAGCGGAACGCAATCTTTTCGGTATGGACATCAACCCGTTTCTTGTCCGTACCACGCAAATGAATCTCGTCATGCACGGTGATGGTTCCGTTAATGTATTCCAGGGCGATTCCCTCGCCGCTCCTGGCGAATGGGACGATGAAGGTGCACGCCAGAAGGTGAAGCAAGATGAGTTTGACATTGTCGTGACTAATCCGCCGTTTGGTGGGCAAGCACATATAGACGATCCTCATGTTCTTTCGCGCTACGAACTACCGGCATTGGACGCAAAAGATACGCGAAGGCTCATGCCAGCGGAACAACTGTTCGTCGAAGGGGCACTACGGTACGTCAAGCGCGGCGGCTATCTCGCTATCGTCCTCCCGCGAAGCATACTGAATAATCCGGGACTGCAATTCATAAGGAAATGGCTGCTCAGGAATACGCGCATAGTGGCGTCTATTGACCTGCCTAAGGAAACGTTTGCCGAAGGTGGCGGTGTCCCAAATCCAAGCGTCCTCATTGCGCAAAGATTGACGCGGGAAGAAGCACGCCTGGCACAGGCGGGGGCACTGAATGAATACCAGATTTTCATGGCGATTCCCAAGAAGGTGGGCATAGATAAGAGAGGAAATGCCGTGTATGTGAGGACGCCGGATGGTTTTATTGTCCTTGACGGGAACGAAAAACCGACGGTTGATGATGACCTTCCGAAGATTGTGTCGGCCTTTGACGAGTGGCACGGAGGATAG
- a CDS encoding restriction endonuclease subunit S, giving the protein MSQVALSTNADTAWQVENYSLPSNSLVNSQGLRMDAGHYNPELLNALRTLHGSGMRVKRLAEISAGVFIPPRFKRIYVEKEHGVPFLQGTHIVHFQPADLKYLSRTSRRLDKWIIEAGWILVTCSGTIGRVTICPAEWDKWAASQHILRIVPDEDVCPAGYLWSFLASPLGQIQLTANIYGAVVDELTQEQAQSILIPVPETVDDKRLMSSVDTAMREAISTKSRAVALAGGGVRNLSQRFGN; this is encoded by the coding sequence ATGTCTCAAGTGGCGCTTTCGACCAATGCCGACACGGCATGGCAAGTCGAGAATTATTCACTCCCATCGAATTCACTTGTCAATTCGCAGGGGCTTCGCATGGACGCGGGGCACTACAACCCGGAGTTGCTGAATGCCCTTCGCACGCTCCACGGCTCTGGTATGCGAGTTAAGCGGCTAGCGGAAATTTCAGCGGGTGTCTTTATTCCACCGAGATTCAAACGCATATACGTGGAAAAGGAACACGGTGTGCCATTCCTGCAAGGGACTCATATTGTCCACTTTCAACCAGCAGACCTGAAATACCTGTCGCGGACATCGCGGCGACTAGATAAGTGGATTATTGAAGCCGGTTGGATACTAGTGACATGTTCAGGAACCATTGGGCGCGTAACCATATGTCCTGCCGAGTGGGACAAGTGGGCGGCCTCCCAGCACATCCTGCGAATCGTTCCCGATGAAGATGTGTGCCCGGCTGGTTATCTTTGGTCATTTCTGGCATCGCCGCTTGGGCAAATCCAATTGACCGCGAACATTTACGGAGCTGTAGTTGACGAACTGACACAAGAACAGGCGCAGAGTATTTTGATTCCAGTGCCAGAGACTGTTGACGACAAACGGTTGATGTCTTCGGTAGACACCGCAATGCGAGAGGCTATTTCGACCAAGTCGCGAGCTGTGGCTTTGGCTGGAGGCGGCGTTCGAAATTTGTCGCAAAGGTTCGGCAACTAG
- a CDS encoding enoyl-CoA hydratase-related protein, with protein sequence MARILLEKTGGVASVIIDRPPLNVLNLALLRELRQALDALDRDESVELVEIRGAGERAFSAGVDVKDHTRTQVPEMLDLVHGVIRKLMSLRQPTIAVVDGVCLGGGCELASSCDLVLASEESSFATPEITVGCFPPVALARFSSQIGYHRAVEMILTGRRLSASEAASIGLVNRVVPRDQLGKALETLRSELLDKSRAVLRITLRGLREIGLKELSAALARSEEIYLEELLKTEDVEEGVQAFVEKRKPQWLHR encoded by the coding sequence ATGGCAAGAATTCTTCTTGAAAAAACCGGCGGGGTGGCGTCCGTGATCATCGACCGGCCGCCTCTGAACGTGCTCAATCTCGCGTTGCTGCGCGAACTGCGGCAGGCGCTCGACGCATTGGACCGCGACGAGAGCGTGGAACTCGTGGAAATCCGCGGCGCGGGCGAACGCGCCTTCTCGGCCGGCGTGGACGTGAAGGACCACACCCGAACGCAGGTGCCGGAGATGCTCGACCTCGTGCACGGCGTCATCCGCAAACTCATGAGCCTGCGGCAGCCCACCATCGCGGTGGTGGACGGCGTCTGCCTGGGCGGAGGCTGCGAGCTGGCGTCGTCCTGCGACCTGGTGCTCGCGTCCGAGGAGAGTTCGTTCGCCACCCCCGAGATCACGGTGGGCTGCTTTCCGCCGGTGGCCCTGGCGCGCTTTTCCTCGCAGATCGGCTACCACCGGGCCGTCGAGATGATCCTAACCGGCCGGCGGCTTTCGGCCAGCGAAGCCGCGTCCATCGGGCTCGTGAACCGGGTCGTGCCGCGCGACCAACTCGGCAAAGCGCTCGAAACCCTTCGGAGCGAGTTGCTGGACAAGAGCCGCGCGGTGTTGCGTATCACACTCAGGGGCCTGCGGGAGATCGGACTCAAGGAACTTTCCGCCGCCCTCGCCCGCTCCGAGGAAATCTACCTCGAGGAACTGCTGAAGACCGAGGACGTCGAGGAAGGCGTCCAGGCATTCGTGGAGAAGCGCAAGCCGCAGTGGCTGCACCGGTAG
- a CDS encoding ethanolamine ammonia-lyase reactivating factor EutA, with protein MHDIGDEHDHDGAPEHEEDHPLWKLDTITLTSVGIDVGTATSQILFSRLVLRRLGRELSSRFVVTERKTLYLSPIRFTPYTANRERIDDAGLARLVDEAYDEAGLTPDDVNTGAIILTGEAIRRDNARAIADLFADQRGDFVCATAGHNFEALLAAHGSGAVAFSAEQQCRVLNIDIGGGTTKLALAEGGRVLGTAAFHVGGRLLATDGDGAITVLEPGGKTLASHVGLDWNAGDRVTADDIERLADHMAEVVLTLAGGRAFGPELAPLWLTPPLDGSRDCDAVVFSGGVGEYVYGHERESYRDLGAPLGRALRRRIDDGELSGSLVSARECIRATVMGAAQHTVQVSGNTIYRSGDGLLPRKNLQVLRPPVDLDGDIDSGGMARTIRDHFQTFDLAEGDAEVALVFAWQGPPAAFRIAAFCRGLLEGLPRTVARQRPIYLVFDHDMAGLAGTILKQDFGLAGDVLALDGITLRDFDFIDLGRVLEPSGTVPVTIKSLVFQF; from the coding sequence ATGCACGACATCGGGGACGAACACGATCACGATGGGGCGCCGGAGCACGAGGAAGACCATCCGCTCTGGAAGCTCGACACCATCACGCTGACCAGCGTCGGCATCGACGTGGGCACGGCCACGTCCCAGATCCTGTTCTCCCGCCTGGTGCTCCGGCGTTTGGGGCGGGAACTGTCGAGCCGCTTCGTGGTCACCGAGCGGAAGACGCTCTACCTCTCGCCCATCCGCTTCACCCCCTACACCGCCAACCGGGAACGCATCGACGACGCGGGTCTGGCGCGGCTCGTGGACGAGGCGTACGACGAAGCGGGGCTCACCCCGGATGACGTGAACACCGGTGCCATCATCCTCACGGGAGAAGCGATCCGTCGGGACAACGCGCGGGCCATCGCCGACCTCTTCGCGGACCAGCGCGGCGACTTCGTCTGCGCCACCGCCGGCCACAACTTCGAGGCCCTGCTGGCGGCCCACGGCTCCGGCGCCGTGGCCTTCTCCGCGGAGCAGCAGTGCCGCGTGCTCAACATCGACATCGGCGGCGGCACCACCAAGCTGGCCCTGGCCGAAGGCGGGCGGGTTCTGGGCACCGCGGCCTTCCATGTGGGCGGACGGCTGCTGGCCACCGACGGCGACGGCGCGATTACGGTGTTGGAGCCCGGGGGCAAGACTCTGGCGAGCCACGTGGGGCTCGATTGGAACGCGGGAGACCGGGTGACCGCCGACGACATCGAACGCCTGGCCGACCACATGGCGGAGGTGGTGTTGACCCTGGCCGGCGGCCGCGCGTTCGGCCCCGAGCTGGCGCCGCTGTGGCTGACGCCGCCCCTGGACGGGAGCCGCGATTGCGACGCCGTGGTCTTCTCCGGCGGAGTCGGCGAATACGTCTACGGCCACGAGCGCGAGTCCTACCGCGACCTCGGAGCACCGCTGGGCCGGGCGCTACGGCGCCGCATCGACGACGGCGAACTGTCCGGCAGCCTGGTGAGCGCGCGCGAATGCATCCGCGCCACGGTCATGGGCGCCGCGCAGCATACCGTGCAGGTATCCGGCAACACCATCTACCGCTCCGGCGACGGGTTGCTGCCGCGCAAGAACCTCCAGGTGCTGCGTCCGCCCGTCGACCTGGACGGAGACATCGACTCGGGCGGCATGGCCCGGACCATCCGAGACCACTTCCAAACGTTCGACCTGGCGGAGGGCGACGCCGAGGTGGCCCTCGTGTTCGCGTGGCAGGGACCGCCCGCGGCCTTCCGCATCGCCGCGTTCTGCCGCGGGCTCCTGGAGGGCCTGCCCCGGACCGTGGCGCGGCAACGGCCCATCTACCTGGTGTTCGACCACGACATGGCCGGCCTTGCGGGCACAATCCTCAAGCAGGACTTCGGCCTCGCGGGGGACGTGCTCGCCCTGGACGGCATCACGCTCCGCGACTTCGACTTCATCGATCTGGGCCGGGTCCTGGAGCCGTCCGGCACGGTGCCCGTCACCATCAAGTCGCTGGTGTTTCAGTTCTAG
- a CDS encoding thiamine pyrophosphate-dependent dehydrogenase E1 component subunit alpha produces the protein MKATKQGTTKPAARQDDNGELLALLRSMWVIRAFEEKVSALYAAREIVGLLHLGIGQEAVAVGVCGLLDTDDVVYGGHRSHGHAIAKGADLNRLMAELAGRVTGYCRGKGGSMHVVAAETGFVTASGVVGGTVPLALGAAFAAREKGAGRVAVVFFGDGAGQTGPFHESLNIASLWQLPVIFVCENNGYAEFTPLSAHTKVERLARHASTYGIPGATVDGNDILAVRKAMGRAVDNARAGKGPTFVECLTYRLRGHYEGDPGKYRELSQLADWKKKDPIARFARVLKRRRAASDEDFAQAESDARALVEAAAEFALSSPWPEPEEAATQVCA, from the coding sequence ATGAAGGCAACGAAGCAAGGGACGACGAAGCCGGCGGCGCGCCAAGACGACAACGGCGAGTTGCTGGCGCTGCTCCGGAGCATGTGGGTGATCCGGGCCTTCGAGGAGAAGGTGTCGGCGCTCTACGCGGCGCGGGAGATTGTCGGGCTGCTTCATCTCGGCATCGGGCAGGAGGCGGTGGCGGTGGGGGTGTGCGGCCTGCTCGACACCGATGACGTGGTCTACGGCGGGCACCGTTCCCACGGGCACGCCATCGCCAAGGGCGCGGACCTGAACCGGCTCATGGCGGAGCTGGCGGGGCGCGTCACCGGCTATTGCCGCGGCAAGGGCGGGTCCATGCACGTGGTGGCGGCGGAGACGGGCTTCGTCACCGCCAGCGGCGTGGTGGGGGGCACCGTGCCCCTGGCGCTGGGCGCGGCCTTCGCCGCCCGGGAGAAGGGCGCCGGCCGCGTGGCGGTGGTGTTCTTCGGCGACGGCGCGGGCCAGACCGGTCCCTTTCACGAGTCCCTGAACATCGCCAGCCTGTGGCAGCTCCCGGTGATCTTCGTGTGCGAGAACAACGGCTACGCCGAGTTCACGCCGCTTTCGGCCCACACCAAGGTCGAGCGGCTGGCGCGGCACGCGAGCACCTACGGCATCCCGGGCGCCACCGTGGACGGCAACGACATCCTGGCGGTGCGCAAGGCCATGGGCCGGGCCGTGGACAACGCCCGCGCGGGCAAGGGTCCGACATTCGTGGAGTGCCTGACCTACCGCCTCCGCGGCCACTACGAGGGCGATCCCGGCAAGTACCGGGAGCTGTCGCAGTTGGCCGACTGGAAGAAGAAGGACCCCATCGCGCGCTTCGCGCGGGTGTTGAAGCGGCGCCGGGCGGCGTCCGACGAGGACTTCGCCCAGGCGGAGAGCGACGCGCGCGCCCTGGTGGAGGCGGCCGCGGAGTTCGCGCTGTCGTCTCCCTGGCCCGAGCCCGAGGAAGCCGCGACGCAAGTGTGCGCGTGA
- a CDS encoding alpha-ketoacid dehydrogenase subunit beta, which produces MPELSYLEAIRSGLLAEMRDDPSVYVFGEDVALGGPFGVTQGVAEELGAHRVVNTPISEGTVMGVAIGAALSGLRPVVEIMFVDFITLAMDQLVNHAAKLHYMSGGQLKVPLTVRVQCGVQGNMGAHHSQSLESWFLHVPGMKVVMPSNPADAETLMRDAIRDDNPVLFVEHRGLYFTRAEVPEGGSGLAMDRAAVLREGTDVTVAAVSKMVGPSLEAAEALAGAGVSVEVIDLRTLVPLDIGTLVESVRKTSRLVVVHEAVEQGGLGAEVAARVQEQALYYLDSPILRVAAPNAPVPCAPPLENSFVPDKERIVAAVQRTLYIQPA; this is translated from the coding sequence ATGCCGGAGCTGAGCTATCTGGAAGCCATCCGTTCGGGACTGCTGGCGGAGATGCGGGACGACCCCTCGGTCTACGTCTTCGGCGAGGACGTGGCGCTGGGCGGACCCTTCGGGGTCACCCAGGGCGTTGCCGAGGAGTTGGGCGCGCATCGGGTGGTGAACACGCCCATCAGCGAGGGTACGGTCATGGGCGTGGCCATCGGCGCGGCATTGTCGGGCCTGCGTCCGGTGGTGGAGATCATGTTCGTCGACTTCATCACCCTGGCCATGGACCAGCTCGTGAACCACGCGGCCAAGCTGCATTACATGTCTGGGGGTCAATTGAAAGTGCCGCTCACGGTCCGGGTGCAATGCGGGGTCCAGGGCAACATGGGCGCGCATCACTCCCAGAGCCTGGAGTCGTGGTTCCTGCACGTTCCCGGCATGAAGGTGGTGATGCCGTCGAATCCGGCCGACGCCGAGACTCTCATGCGCGACGCCATCCGCGACGACAACCCGGTGCTGTTCGTGGAGCACCGGGGCCTCTATTTCACCCGCGCCGAGGTGCCGGAGGGCGGAAGCGGCCTCGCCATGGACCGGGCGGCGGTGCTCCGAGAAGGCACCGACGTGACCGTGGCCGCGGTCTCCAAGATGGTGGGGCCTTCGCTGGAGGCGGCGGAAGCCTTGGCCGGCGCGGGTGTCTCCGTCGAGGTCATCGACCTGCGTACCCTCGTGCCGCTGGACATCGGAACCCTCGTGGAGTCGGTCAGGAAGACCTCGCGGCTCGTCGTGGTGCACGAGGCCGTGGAGCAGGGCGGGCTGGGCGCGGAAGTGGCTGCCCGCGTGCAGGAACAGGCCCTCTACTACCTCGACAGCCCGATCCTGCGGGTCGCCGCCCCCAACGCCCCGGTCCCGTGCGCGCCGCCGCTGGAAAACTCCTTCGTCCCGGACAAGGAACGGATCGTGGCAGCCGTGCAGCGGACCTTGTACATCCAACCCGCCTGA
- a CDS encoding CaiB/BaiF CoA-transferase family protein, which translates to MPGPLNDIRVVDFTHALNGPFCTMLLGHLGAEVIKIEPPQGDNFRRSWMASDAGKDGYEFLWINVNKKSVVLNLKSERGVELAREIIARADVLVENYQKGTMERFGLDYDSIKEANPRLIYACSRGYGEWGPYADYGNTAATNNSMTGWTHTAWEYAGAKGTKSLGIGDEAAGVSMTVGILAALHARERTGEGQRIVVSMQEAVLGFMVSSMHEHFTGNMVGNTPMEVADGYFTLRVPHLDDDGWSRLAERMGRPELATDARFADAGVRRKHKDELDPLVRDWARTRTRQELWDAVRDLGYFGAPVLTKAEVLDDPHIKARNAFIERDHPTAGPTTLLAPWIHMSQTPASIRHDAPAIGQQTDEVLGGLLGLTEAELADLREAEVIR; encoded by the coding sequence ATGCCCGGCCCCCTGAACGACATCCGCGTGGTGGATTTCACCCACGCGCTGAACGGTCCCTTCTGTACCATGTTGCTGGGGCATCTGGGAGCCGAAGTCATCAAGATCGAGCCGCCGCAGGGAGACAATTTCCGCAGGTCGTGGATGGCCTCCGACGCGGGCAAGGACGGCTACGAGTTCCTGTGGATCAACGTCAACAAGAAGAGCGTGGTGCTGAATCTCAAGAGCGAGCGCGGCGTCGAGCTTGCGCGGGAGATCATCGCCCGGGCGGACGTGCTGGTGGAGAACTACCAGAAGGGCACCATGGAGCGGTTCGGGCTCGACTACGACTCCATCAAGGAGGCGAACCCGCGGTTGATCTACGCCTGTTCCCGCGGATACGGCGAGTGGGGTCCCTACGCCGACTACGGCAACACCGCCGCCACCAACAACAGCATGACCGGCTGGACCCACACCGCCTGGGAGTACGCCGGCGCCAAGGGCACCAAGTCCCTGGGCATCGGCGACGAGGCCGCCGGCGTCAGCATGACCGTGGGCATCCTGGCGGCGCTCCACGCCCGCGAGCGCACCGGCGAGGGCCAGAGGATCGTGGTGTCCATGCAGGAGGCGGTGCTGGGCTTCATGGTCAGCTCCATGCACGAGCACTTCACCGGCAACATGGTGGGCAACACGCCGATGGAGGTGGCCGACGGCTACTTCACGCTACGGGTCCCCCACCTGGACGACGACGGCTGGAGCCGGCTGGCGGAGAGGATGGGGCGGCCGGAGCTGGCGACGGACGCGCGTTTCGCCGACGCCGGCGTCCGGCGCAAGCACAAAGACGAGCTGGACCCGCTCGTCCGGGACTGGGCGCGCACCCGCACCCGGCAGGAGCTGTGGGACGCCGTCCGCGACCTCGGCTACTTCGGCGCCCCCGTGCTGACCAAGGCCGAGGTCCTGGACGACCCCCACATCAAGGCGCGCAACGCCTTCATCGAGCGCGACCATCCCACCGCCGGCCCCACCACCCTGCTGGCGCCGTGGATCCACATGTCCCAAACGCCCGCGTCCATCCGCCACGATGCCCCCGCCATTGGGCAGCAAACCGACGAGGTGCTGGGAGGGCTGCTGGGGCTCACGGAGGCGGAGTTGGCGGACCTGCGTGAGGCTGAAGTTATCCGGTGA
- a CDS encoding cupin domain-containing protein, which yields MTIPTAPQDPEKQPALTRVDSYAEWREREGAPLVGGVFIEDMKAVEVGPWPRKGDGVKGALCYLDGDNGADEHIVELPPGGYTAPLRHMYTEAIYVVSGHGSCSVWREDGAKQTFEWGPGSYFVPPTNAWHQFFNASLSQPARWFSVTDLPQLFRQWNSEHFIFNNTYDFDDRYQGEPDYFTAEAKLYRGRVWETNFIPDIRKLPLYEWKSRGGGGTNAFMVMGSGLMESHVSRFESGYYKKSHRHGPGAHLYIIEGEGYVLAQRGDEERIRCDWKEGSLYLSGAGQGQWLHQHFNVGETPATYLVMNQGLSRKYAVNRWQAQESTVLRTGEVSGKKGGYQVEYEDENPEIHRIFEEELARRGITCRMKNMVPWCTGVGGAEAVKVLFPDEHGNLPGEQGNLPDAEGSFID from the coding sequence GTGACCATACCTACCGCCCCCCAGGACCCGGAAAAACAGCCCGCGCTCACGCGCGTCGACTCCTACGCCGAGTGGCGCGAACGCGAGGGCGCGCCGCTCGTGGGCGGCGTCTTCATCGAAGACATGAAGGCCGTGGAGGTGGGGCCGTGGCCGCGCAAGGGTGACGGCGTCAAGGGCGCCTTGTGCTACCTCGACGGCGACAACGGCGCCGACGAACACATCGTCGAGCTGCCGCCGGGGGGCTACACCGCGCCGCTACGGCACATGTACACCGAGGCCATCTACGTGGTGTCGGGCCACGGTTCCTGCTCGGTATGGCGCGAGGACGGAGCGAAGCAAACCTTCGAGTGGGGCCCCGGCAGCTATTTCGTGCCGCCCACCAACGCCTGGCACCAATTCTTCAACGCCAGCCTGTCGCAGCCGGCCCGCTGGTTCTCGGTCACCGACCTGCCGCAGCTTTTCAGACAGTGGAACAGCGAGCACTTCATCTTCAACAACACCTACGACTTCGACGACCGCTACCAAGGGGAACCGGACTACTTCACGGCCGAGGCCAAGCTCTACCGCGGCCGGGTGTGGGAGACCAATTTCATCCCCGACATCCGCAAGCTGCCGCTGTACGAGTGGAAGAGCCGCGGCGGCGGCGGCACCAACGCGTTCATGGTCATGGGCTCCGGGCTGATGGAGTCCCACGTGTCCCGCTTCGAGTCCGGCTACTATAAGAAGTCCCACCGCCACGGCCCGGGCGCGCACCTCTACATCATCGAGGGCGAAGGTTACGTCCTCGCCCAGCGCGGCGACGAGGAACGCATCCGTTGCGACTGGAAGGAAGGCAGCCTCTACCTCTCGGGCGCCGGCCAGGGCCAGTGGCTGCACCAGCACTTCAACGTCGGCGAAACCCCCGCCACCTACCTGGTGATGAACCAGGGCCTGTCGCGCAAGTACGCCGTCAACCGCTGGCAGGCCCAGGAGTCCACGGTGCTCCGCACCGGCGAGGTCAGCGGCAAGAAGGGCGGCTACCAGGTGGAGTACGAGGACGAGAATCCGGAGATCCACCGGATATTCGAGGAAGAGCTGGCCAGGCGCGGCATCACCTGCCGCATGAAGAACATGGTGCCATGGTGCACGGGCGTGGGCGGCGCCGAAGCCGTCAAGGTCCTGTTCCCGGACGAGCACGGCAACCTGCCCGGCGAGCAGGGCAACCTCCCGGACGCCGAGGGGAGCTTCATCGACTGA